From Ruminococcus sp. HUN007, a single genomic window includes:
- a CDS encoding HAD family hydrolase has translation MIKLIASDMDGTLLDDDKKLPPDFFEILDRLGRNNIQFVVASGRSYPALTPIFGSYSENMSFICDNGACIMEKGRNSFTGGIDPDTLKEIITFCHEKLPEAYLVLCGKKGLYCTDRYKPRSEKELGFYYNSRTVLDDLTTVDDVIFKIAIYDENDPQKYSYPVLKKIYGDSLSLVVSGHLWMDIMRKGISKGSAMKSIQHSSGVSHDETMAFGDFYNDVDLLNSAGFSFVMKNANEDMKKYGKYIADDNNSGGVTKAIRKYLDENGLV, from the coding sequence ATGATAAAACTTATAGCAAGCGATATGGACGGCACACTCCTCGATGACGACAAAAAACTGCCGCCTGACTTTTTCGAAATACTCGACCGGCTCGGACGGAACAACATCCAGTTTGTCGTGGCAAGCGGCCGCTCCTATCCGGCACTTACACCTATTTTCGGAAGTTACAGTGAGAACATGAGTTTTATCTGTGACAACGGGGCCTGCATAATGGAAAAAGGCAGAAATTCCTTCACCGGCGGCATCGATCCTGATACATTAAAGGAGATCATCACATTCTGCCACGAAAAACTGCCGGAGGCATACCTTGTCCTCTGCGGAAAAAAAGGACTTTACTGTACCGACAGATACAAACCGCGTTCGGAAAAGGAACTTGGTTTCTACTATAACTCACGTACTGTACTCGACGATCTCACCACAGTGGATGACGTTATCTTCAAAATAGCCATCTACGACGAGAACGACCCTCAGAAATATTCCTATCCCGTTCTGAAAAAGATCTACGGCGACAGCCTTTCACTGGTAGTGTCAGGTCATCTGTGGATGGATATTATGCGGAAAGGCATAAGCAAGGGCTCGGCAATGAAAAGCATACAGCACTCCTCAGGAGTTTCGCACGACGAGACCATGGCATTCGGCGACTTTTACAACGACGTTGATCTGCTGAATTCCGCCGGCTTCAGCTTCGTAATGAAAAACGCAAACGAGGACATGAAAAAATACGGAAAATACATCGCGGACGACAACAACAGCGGCGGTGTGACAAAAGCCATCAGAAAATATCTCGATGAAAACGGACTGGTTTAG
- a CDS encoding FtsW/RodA/SpoVE family cell cycle protein: protein MNNVKKIAALVKKYFDNLDKLLLFAVCLCTVLGIVLIYSLADSGTVVHSVYKTQVGSMIIGLIICIFISCFDYKDFAKLWFLYVPVALVPVLLTFTKLGVGVEGTDDVAWLKLGPLTFQPAELLKIAFLLSFSYHLYKVKDDLNNLISIILLCLHAGIPIALIMKQGDHGTALVFIMMFVIMMYSAGLSLIYIIPAILAVPVVGYFAWQYALGDVQKERIMILFNPGTDPEGLEWQQDLGLSSLTAGNIFGNGLFGNGKSNVPEIYNDFIFAYVGYVFGFVGCLALIVVFAFICIKLIADSLVARDELGRNICIGAFSIIFTHCVLNIGMVLKVMPVIGIPLPFVSAGGTALVSMYIVIGIVLSARQHNQKVYRMFA from the coding sequence ATGAATAACGTAAAAAAAATAGCAGCCCTTGTAAAAAAATATTTTGACAACCTCGACAAGCTGCTTCTGTTTGCAGTCTGCCTGTGTACCGTACTGGGAATAGTCCTTATCTACTCCCTTGCCGACAGCGGAACGGTCGTACACTCAGTTTACAAAACACAGGTCGGGTCCATGATAATCGGGCTTATTATCTGCATTTTCATTTCATGTTTCGACTACAAGGACTTCGCAAAGCTCTGGTTCCTGTACGTACCGGTAGCACTCGTCCCCGTTCTTCTGACTTTCACGAAGCTCGGTGTCGGTGTTGAAGGTACCGACGACGTAGCCTGGCTGAAACTCGGACCGCTGACCTTCCAGCCTGCGGAACTTCTGAAAATAGCGTTTCTTCTCTCATTTTCCTATCATCTCTACAAGGTGAAGGATGACCTCAACAACCTTATAAGCATCATTCTTCTGTGTCTGCACGCGGGGATTCCTATTGCGCTTATCATGAAACAGGGTGACCACGGAACCGCACTCGTCTTCATCATGATGTTCGTTATCATGATGTATTCCGCAGGACTTTCACTCATCTATATAATTCCTGCGATACTCGCAGTTCCGGTAGTCGGGTATTTCGCATGGCAGTACGCACTCGGTGATGTTCAGAAGGAACGAATAATGATCCTCTTCAATCCGGGAACTGACCCTGAGGGCCTTGAATGGCAGCAGGATCTCGGACTTTCATCCCTTACAGCCGGAAACATCTTCGGAAACGGTCTTTTCGGAAACGGAAAAAGCAATGTTCCTGAGATCTACAACGACTTCATTTTCGCCTATGTCGGATACGTATTCGGATTTGTCGGATGCCTCGCTCTCATCGTGGTGTTCGCTTTCATCTGCATCAAACTCATAGCAGACAGTCTCGTAGCCCGCGACGAACTCGGCAGGAACATCTGCATAGGTGCTTTCTCGATAATATTCACGCACTGCGTTCTCAACATCGGCATGGTACTCAAGGTAATGCCGGTTATCGGTATCCCGCTTCCGTTCGTAAGTGCCGGAGGTACCGCGCTTGTAAGTATGTACATCGTTATCGGCATCGTCCTCAGTGCAAGGCAGCACAACCAGAAGGTCTACAGAATGTTCGCATAA
- the guaA gene encoding glutamine-hydrolyzing GMP synthase: MANQLCIVLDFGGQYNQLIARRVRECGVYCEIKRYDTPIEEIKALDPVAIIFTGGPNSVYDMSSPHISKDIFDIGVPVLGICYGCQLVAWTLGGEVKSCEKSEYGKIEISHNKGSLIFKDVPEKSVVWMSHTDYVSRVPEGFTVTAASADCPAAAFENAEKKFYAVQFHPEVTHSEFGKKMLHNFLYEVCGCKGDWVMDDFIEKTVAKLREQIGDKKVVLGLSGGVDSSVAAGLLSRAVGKQLTCVFVDQGLMRKDEGDFVEETFTKLFDMKFVRVNCQKQFLEKLKGVSDPEQKRKIIGTEFYKVFWDKIREEADGGFFAQGTIYPDRIESGKGNAAGKGSTATIKTHHNMVEKPADIKFDGTIEPLADLFKDEVRAVGEKLGIPHDLVWRQPFPGPGLGVRIIGEITEEKIKVLQEADAVFRDEIKKSGIESELKQFFAVLPDVKTVGVMGDHRTYDHLIAIRAITTDDFMTADWARIPYDVLARVSNRLTNEVEHVNRVVYDITSKPPGTVEWE, encoded by the coding sequence ATGGCAAATCAGCTATGTATCGTTCTTGACTTCGGCGGCCAGTATAATCAGCTGATCGCACGACGTGTACGTGAATGCGGTGTTTACTGCGAGATCAAAAGATATGACACACCGATCGAAGAGATAAAGGCTCTTGATCCGGTAGCCATCATCTTCACCGGCGGTCCTAACAGCGTTTACGACATGAGTTCACCGCATATTTCAAAAGATATATTCGATATCGGCGTTCCGGTTCTCGGCATCTGCTACGGATGTCAGCTCGTTGCCTGGACACTCGGCGGCGAAGTAAAGAGCTGCGAAAAGAGCGAATACGGTAAAATAGAAATTTCACATAACAAAGGCAGTCTCATCTTCAAAGACGTTCCGGAAAAAAGCGTTGTATGGATGAGCCATACCGACTACGTAAGCAGAGTTCCGGAAGGATTCACAGTTACTGCAGCATCTGCAGACTGTCCTGCTGCTGCATTTGAAAACGCAGAAAAGAAGTTCTACGCAGTTCAGTTCCACCCGGAAGTTACACACAGCGAATTCGGTAAAAAAATGCTCCACAACTTCCTCTACGAAGTATGCGGATGCAAGGGCGACTGGGTAATGGATGACTTCATCGAAAAGACAGTTGCAAAGCTCCGTGAACAGATCGGTGACAAGAAGGTAGTTCTCGGTCTTTCAGGCGGTGTTGACTCATCAGTTGCCGCAGGTCTTTTAAGCCGTGCTGTCGGCAAGCAGCTCACCTGCGTATTCGTTGACCAGGGTCTCATGAGAAAGGACGAAGGCGACTTCGTTGAAGAAACATTCACAAAGCTCTTCGACATGAAGTTTGTACGTGTAAACTGCCAGAAGCAGTTCCTCGAAAAATTAAAGGGCGTTTCTGATCCTGAACAGAAGAGAAAGATCATCGGCACAGAATTCTACAAGGTATTCTGGGACAAGATCCGTGAGGAAGCTGACGGCGGATTCTTCGCACAGGGCACAATCTATCCGGACAGAATAGAATCCGGCAAGGGTAATGCCGCCGGCAAGGGCAGCACTGCTACTATCAAGACACACCACAACATGGTTGAAAAGCCTGCAGATATAAAATTCGACGGAACGATCGAACCGCTCGCAGACCTCTTCAAGGATGAAGTTCGTGCAGTCGGCGAAAAGCTCGGCATCCCGCACGACCTCGTATGGAGACAGCCGTTCCCGGGTCCGGGTCTCGGTGTAAGAATCATCGGCGAGATCACCGAAGAAAAGATCAAAGTCCTCCAGGAAGCTGACGCAGTATTCCGCGACGAGATCAAGAAGAGCGGCATCGAAAGCGAACTCAAACAGTTCTTCGCAGTTCTCCCTGACGTAAAGACAGTAGGCGTAATGGGCGACCACCGCACATACGACCACCTCATCGCCATCAGAGCCATCACAACAGATGACTTCATGACAGCCGACTGGGCAAGAATCCCGTACGACGTCCTCGCAAGAGTTTCAAACAGACTCACAAATGAAGTTGAACACGTAAACAGAGTAGTCTACGACATAACTTCAAAGCCTCCGGGAACTGTTGAGTGGGAATAA
- a CDS encoding helix-turn-helix transcriptional regulator, translating to MAIGERIRFIRNLRGMTQKFLGLQVGFTERTADIRMAQYESGSRTPKTDLIEQLADALDVSTEALNVPNIDSYTGLMHTLFALEDLYGFKIDRLDDEICIRINRQNGSTFAKMTGLLEPWEEMAQKYRNGEITREEYDQWRYRYPRSEAERNEAARRAVKEK from the coding sequence ATGGCAATAGGAGAGAGAATAAGGTTTATTCGCAACCTCAGAGGTATGACGCAGAAGTTCTTAGGCTTACAGGTCGGCTTTACGGAACGTACAGCTGATATTCGTATGGCACAGTACGAATCAGGTTCAAGAACGCCAAAGACTGATCTTATAGAACAACTTGCCGACGCACTTGATGTATCGACCGAGGCTCTGAACGTTCCGAACATAGACAGCTATACGGGTTTGATGCATACACTTTTTGCACTTGAAGATTTATACGGTTTCAAGATTGACCGCCTGGATGATGAAATATGTATTCGAATCAACAGGCAGAATGGCTCGACCTTTGCGAAAATGACAGGTCTGCTCGAACCGTGGGAAGAGATGGCTCAGAAGTACCGCAATGGGGAAATCACCCGCGAGGAGTACGACCAGTGGCGATACAGATATCCGAGGTCGGAGGCGGAGCGGAATGAAGCTGCACGCAGAGCAGTGAAAGAAAAATAA
- a CDS encoding MarR family transcriptional regulator, giving the protein MTDRNFMRVEDVARELDVSKSYAYKIVQKLNQELEAKGYITISGRVNKQYFLERTCYGGSSEDNERK; this is encoded by the coding sequence ATGACAGACAGAAATTTTATGAGAGTTGAAGACGTTGCCAGAGAGCTTGATGTTTCCAAGTCCTATGCATATAAAATAGTACAAAAGCTCAATCAGGAGCTTGAAGCTAAGGGCTACATCACGATCTCGGGCAGAGTAAACAAGCAGTACTTCCTTGAAAGAACTTGCTACGGTGGTTCTTCCGAGGACAACGAAAGGAAGTGA
- a CDS encoding site-specific integrase codes for MSVYKDGNKWRVIYRYTDSRGERKQTQKRGFSTKKEAQAWEREQMNQTESRLDMTFESFSEIYFEDMKKRLKENTWHTKNHILRTKLIPFFRKRKMCDILPKDVIAWQNEMLEGSTKTGKPYSPVYLKTLHNQLSAIFNYAVKFYGLPDNPAAKAGNMGKAKNREMLFWTQEEYKKFAEIMMDKPVSFYAFEMLYWCGIREGELLALTPADFDFEKQTVSITKSFQHINGQDIITDPKTPKSNRVVKMPDFLSQEIQDYISQLYGIGEHDRMFMITKSYLHHEMDRGSKESGVKRIRIHDLRHSHISLLIEMGFSAVAIADRVGHESIDITYRYAHLFPSTQNEMADRLSDLRTEDEEGGEKDVS; via the coding sequence ATGTCAGTCTACAAAGACGGTAACAAATGGCGTGTGATCTATCGTTACACCGACAGCCGTGGAGAACGCAAACAGACACAGAAGCGTGGTTTCTCCACAAAGAAAGAAGCTCAGGCATGGGAACGTGAACAGATGAACCAAACGGAATCGCGCCTCGATATGACTTTTGAAAGCTTTTCTGAAATATACTTCGAGGATATGAAGAAGCGTCTGAAAGAGAACACATGGCACACAAAGAATCATATTCTCCGCACAAAGCTGATACCTTTCTTCAGGAAAAGAAAGATGTGCGATATTCTTCCAAAAGACGTGATTGCCTGGCAGAATGAAATGCTCGAAGGTTCTACAAAAACAGGTAAACCGTATTCACCTGTGTATCTGAAAACACTTCATAATCAGCTCAGTGCCATCTTCAATTATGCAGTAAAGTTCTATGGACTTCCGGACAATCCCGCAGCCAAAGCAGGAAATATGGGTAAAGCGAAAAACCGGGAGATGCTGTTCTGGACGCAAGAGGAATACAAGAAGTTCGCTGAAATCATGATGGACAAACCTGTTTCATTCTATGCGTTTGAAATGCTGTACTGGTGCGGTATCCGTGAGGGTGAACTTCTCGCCCTCACCCCAGCCGATTTCGATTTTGAAAAGCAGACAGTATCTATAACAAAGTCTTTTCAGCATATCAATGGACAGGATATAATCACCGACCCGAAAACGCCAAAGAGCAACCGTGTTGTGAAGATGCCTGATTTTCTTTCTCAGGAGATACAGGATTATATCAGTCAGCTTTACGGTATCGGTGAACATGACCGTATGTTCATGATAACCAAGAGTTATCTGCATCATGAGATGGACAGAGGGTCAAAAGAATCAGGTGTGAAGCGTATCCGCATTCATGATCTCAGACATTCGCATATCTCTCTGCTTATTGAAATGGGTTTTTCAGCTGTTGCCATCGCAGACAGAGTTGGTCACGAGAGCATTGATATTACCTATCGTTATGCACACCTGTTTCCAAGTACGCAGAATGAAATGGCAGACAGGCTCAGTGATCTCAGAACCGAAGATGAGGAAGGTGGTGAGAAAGATGTCAGCTAA